One genomic segment of Pedobacter endophyticus includes these proteins:
- a CDS encoding fasciclin domain-containing protein — protein sequence MKRKQITKALILVAVSISLFSACQKKYFFDSGTHNGVYNGSILAYLKSKPAYFDTLTRVIELAEMNDVFDKENITFFAPTSSTIYKSVKVLNRYLRTNGRDTVARLEQIKPQAWRELLSLYVFKGTNKLKDYPQIDTLNMLAFPGQGYTSRNGRTMNIGVLYNDAPAVKYAGYRQLYLAYIPSFVDPQKDLIYIPVASSDIEPSNGIVHVLAQNRASGTFLVNKHNFGFTDDVFITTVQSYGILPAK from the coding sequence ATGAAACGTAAACAAATAACCAAGGCGCTAATTTTAGTTGCTGTAAGCATAAGCTTGTTTAGCGCCTGCCAAAAAAAATATTTTTTCGATAGTGGAACCCACAACGGCGTTTACAACGGGAGTATATTGGCCTATTTAAAATCAAAGCCTGCCTATTTTGATACTTTAACCAGGGTAATTGAGTTGGCCGAAATGAACGATGTTTTCGATAAAGAAAACATCACATTCTTTGCGCCAACCAGTTCTACTATTTATAAATCGGTAAAAGTGCTTAACCGGTATCTCAGAACCAATGGCAGAGATACGGTGGCCAGGCTGGAGCAAATCAAACCGCAAGCATGGAGAGAACTTTTATCGCTTTATGTATTTAAAGGCACCAATAAACTTAAGGATTATCCGCAAATCGATACCTTAAACATGCTGGCTTTTCCGGGCCAGGGATATACTTCCCGTAACGGGCGAACGATGAATATCGGGGTGCTTTATAATGATGCACCAGCGGTAAAATATGCAGGCTATCGGCAGCTTTACCTGGCCTATATTCCGAGTTTTGTAGACCCCCAAAAGGATTTAATCTACATACCTGTAGCCAGTTCAGACATTGAGCCGAGCAATGGAATTGTGCATGTACTGGCTCAGAACCGGGCAAGTGGAACCTTCTTAGTCAACAAACATAATTTTGGTTTTACCGATGATGTTTTTATCACTACGGTACAGTCTTATGGCATTTTACCAGCAAAATAA